The genomic window GAGATCTCGGGAATGATCCCTCGCTGACAGCGCGCTCCGGCCGAAGCTTCATCTTGAACGATGGGCACGCGGTAGAATGGCTCACCGCTCGTGATGGATTGACAGAACCAACATTGTTGAAGCGGCAAGAGACCACAACCAGAAAGCGCACGCAGCAAGGACTGCAGGTGATCGATAAGTTCAGCATCGGCAGTGGCGCTGACTACGAAGGCAAAGGCCAGATCAATGTTGGCCCCCTCGAGAGCATCACCGACGTCGAAGGCGTAACGCAGATCGGCGAGGTCAAGACGAAGAACTGGGCCAAGCGCCCGTTTTCCGTTTCTCGCTGCCCCCAGTGTGACGATTACAAGCGATTCTTGGGGATAGTATCCGAGGATTCCCGGAATGTTGGCAAGGAGCGTTCCTGGTGTTTCGATGTCGTTCATGCTTCTCAGCCTGCGTGATGCCGCTCAGTGCCGCTAGCGCAACGCGTTTTCCACAGCGGTGCTCCGCCACCTCGTGCGAGTGCGAAGATTCCCCTCCCCTATTCAGGGCATGGCACTTGACCTGCTTGCTGCTTCGATAGAGACTAAGGGGTTTCCACGGGAACAAAGTGTTAGCGTGTGGCGTTGTGTGCAATAGTGCCAACGGAACTAGGCTGACATAAAGCACCATGACCAAGGAGGAGCCCCGCATGCAAGACGGCAATAATCGCATGTATGAGCTTGAATTTCCCGCGCCTGATGTGCGTGGCAATGCTCAAGATGGCCCCACGCTCATTGTGGCATTGGATGGATATGCTGATGCTGGCATGGCCGTGGACGCCAGTGCGGAACACTTGTTGAATGCTCTTGATCATCGCATGGTGGCTTCATTCAACAGCGACGAGTTGATCGACTACCGTTCCCGCAGGCCGGCCGTTGTCATCGAAAATGACAGCATCGCTAGCGCTCAAGACCTTAATTTGGAAATGCAGGTGCTCAAGGATGCCAACGGCAAGCCTTTTCTCTTGCTGTCCGGGCCGGAACCAGATTTGCGCTGGAACGCGTTCACTGAAGCGGTCGGCGATCTTGTGAAACGGTTCGGGGTGCAGAAAACTATCTGCCTTTATGCCGCGCCCATGACAGTGCCCCATACGCGTCCCCTGGTCGTTTCTGCCCATGGGAATGATCCTGAGTTGGTCGCAGACAATTTCCATCTAGATTCGCGAATCACCGTACCCGGTTCAGCCGCGTTGCAACTCGAACGCCTACTTCATGAGCAGGGTCGCGCGGTAGCGGGATTCACTGCCCATGTGCCGCATTATCTTTCTGCTTCGCCATACCCACAGGCCACTTTGAGCCTCTTGGAGACCATCGCGTCGAGCACCGGTTTGCGCTTCCCCCTTGGCAGTTTGGAACAGGACGCTCGCAAAGTCGCTGCACAGGTCGAAGAGCAGGTCGCAGGTTCCCGCGAGATCGAGGCGGTCGTATCCCAGCTCGAGCAACAATACGATGAGGAGCTTGAACGATACCGCGAGGCGAACCCGCAAGCGGTACTCCCCGGTGAGGGGAGAATTCCATCGAGTGAGGAATTGGGCGCGGAATTCGAGCAATTCCTCGCACACCTCGATGATCGTTCGCTAGACCCGGGCGAAGAGGACTCTTCTGAATAGCAGAGTCCTGTGAGGCTCGTGGGGCGTCGAAAAGCAAGCAAAGAGGGTAACCTTTGGGCTTGTGACTCTCACCGACTTGCTGCCAGACTTGGACGAAGTACCTGCATCGCTGCTCGACGAGTCGATATTCGATGCCTTTTTGGCTTGGACGCGCCAGAAAGGCATCAACTTGTACCCGGCCCAAGAAGAAGCCGCTCTCGGCGTTCTCGCCGGCGACCACGTTATCTTGTCCACCCCTACCGGTTCGGGCAAATCCATGGTGGCAATTGCAGCGCACTTCATCGCCATGGCTCGTGGGCGCCGTAGCTTCTACACCGCACCGATCAAGGCTCTGGTGAGTGAGAAATTCTTCTCGCTCTGTGAGGTATTCGGAGCAGAAAATGTCGGCATGATGACGGGTGATGCCACCGTGAACGGCTCCGCACCCATCATCTGCGCAACGGCTGAGATCGTTGCAAACATCGCGCTGCGCGACGGCATACGAGCCGACATCGATCAAGTGGTCATGGATGAATTCCAC from Corynebacterium gerontici includes these protein-coding regions:
- a CDS encoding PAC2 family protein gives rise to the protein MQDGNNRMYELEFPAPDVRGNAQDGPTLIVALDGYADAGMAVDASAEHLLNALDHRMVASFNSDELIDYRSRRPAVVIENDSIASAQDLNLEMQVLKDANGKPFLLLSGPEPDLRWNAFTEAVGDLVKRFGVQKTICLYAAPMTVPHTRPLVVSAHGNDPELVADNFHLDSRITVPGSAALQLERLLHEQGRAVAGFTAHVPHYLSASPYPQATLSLLETIASSTGLRFPLGSLEQDARKVAAQVEEQVAGSREIEAVVSQLEQQYDEELERYREANPQAVLPGEGRIPSSEELGAEFEQFLAHLDDRSLDPGEEDSSE